From one Synechococcus sp. UW69 genomic stretch:
- a CDS encoding chlororespiratory reduction protein 7: protein MSDPLIRALDDYVVLEPGKPEQLLSAADTLTWLSGWLRSLDQLPADLADQPDVESAAQRLIDTACDLEISPGVTLQWFAVRLEPPTV from the coding sequence ATGTCTGATCCCCTGATCCGTGCCCTTGATGACTATGTGGTGCTGGAGCCCGGCAAGCCGGAGCAGCTGCTCAGCGCTGCAGACACGTTGACATGGCTGAGCGGTTGGTTGCGCTCGCTCGATCAGCTGCCGGCCGATCTTGCCGATCAACCAGATGTTGAATCAGCTGCTCAGCGTTTGATCGACACGGCCTGCGATCTGGAGATCAGCCCCGGGGTGACCTTGCAGTGGTTTGCAGTACGGCTGGAGCCGCCAACGGTTTGA